The following are from one region of the Methanospirillum hungatei genome:
- a CDS encoding ATP-binding protein, with protein MHLKKLPIGIQSFSEIITGGYAYVDKTPFIAELVDGGKYYFLSRPRRFGKSLLIDTIDCAFSGRKELFSGLFLDSPESGWDFSMQYPVLRIDFAGGSLRSVSDIKERIGKLLDSWEKTYDLEKTSGSIGDRLLSQVPQIFQKTSSQVVILVDEYDKPILDNLEDPTLVLELRDHLKDFYGAIKPLDKYLKFVLLTGVSKFAKTGIFSGLNNLDDITIDTRYSALCGYTQTDLETVFAGYLKDFNPNEVRDWYNGYSWTGESVYNPFDILLLFSKKTFRPYWFETGTPTFLIKLWQSKPRLPAEYDGLIAGDDLLGSFDPEQIRTETLLFQAGYLTIRSFVSNPYEGTWYTLGFPNREVRESFNRQILTLIQDNNEQIPAPTIRNILESGDTDVLRDLFHSFFASIPSDNYRKNQISGFEGYYASVVYTYFASLGYEVIPEDTTNKGRIDLTVKTRSSIWIFEFKVMGIDASGEKSPLAQIRDRKYAEKYACESKKIYEIGIVFNPETRNIERWEVGIKESADE; from the coding sequence ATGCATCTCAAAAAACTTCCCATCGGTATTCAGTCATTTTCAGAGATAATTACCGGAGGATATGCATATGTTGACAAAACCCCCTTCATTGCAGAACTTGTGGATGGAGGGAAATATTATTTTTTATCCCGACCAAGGCGTTTTGGCAAAAGCCTGCTTATTGATACAATAGATTGTGCTTTTTCCGGTAGAAAAGAACTTTTTTCCGGACTGTTCCTGGACTCACCTGAATCCGGGTGGGATTTTTCGATGCAGTATCCGGTATTACGAATAGATTTTGCCGGAGGTTCTCTCAGATCAGTTTCTGATATTAAAGAGAGGATTGGAAAATTGTTGGATTCATGGGAGAAAACATATGATCTGGAAAAGACTTCTGGTTCCATTGGAGACCGGTTATTATCGCAGGTTCCACAAATTTTTCAAAAAACTTCCAGTCAGGTCGTAATTCTTGTGGATGAGTATGACAAACCAATCCTTGACAATCTGGAAGATCCCACTCTGGTTTTAGAATTACGAGATCACCTGAAAGATTTTTATGGAGCAATAAAACCTCTTGATAAATATCTGAAATTTGTTCTTCTCACCGGTGTCTCCAAGTTTGCAAAGACTGGTATTTTTTCAGGTCTGAATAATCTTGATGATATCACCATTGATACACGATATTCGGCTTTATGTGGGTATACCCAGACAGATCTTGAGACCGTTTTTGCCGGTTATCTTAAAGATTTTAATCCGAATGAAGTCAGAGACTGGTATAATGGATATTCGTGGACAGGTGAATCAGTTTACAATCCTTTTGACATCCTGCTTCTCTTTTCGAAAAAAACCTTCAGACCCTATTGGTTTGAAACCGGAACGCCTACATTTCTTATTAAACTCTGGCAGTCAAAACCCCGACTTCCGGCAGAATATGACGGACTCATCGCCGGTGATGATCTCCTGGGATCATTTGATCCAGAACAAATCCGGACTGAAACACTCCTTTTCCAGGCAGGATACCTGACTATCAGATCCTTTGTCAGTAACCCTTATGAGGGGACGTGGTATACTCTCGGGTTTCCAAACCGGGAGGTTAGAGAATCATTTAACCGACAGATACTCACTCTTATTCAGGATAATAATGAGCAGATTCCAGCCCCGACTATCAGAAACATTCTGGAATCAGGCGACACAGATGTATTACGTGATCTTTTTCATTCTTTTTTTGCATCCATTCCTTCGGACAATTATCGAAAAAATCAGATTTCCGGATTTGAAGGATATTATGCAAGTGTGGTTTATACATACTTTGCAAGTCTTGGATACGAGGTTATTCCTGAAGATACTACGAATAAAGGAAGAATTGACCTGACTGTCAAAACAAGGAGCAGTATCTGGATCTTTGAATTTAAGGTTATGGGAATTGATGCATCCGGAGAAAAAAGCCCGCTTGCACAGATTCGGGACCGGAAATATGCAGAGAAATATGCCTGTGAATCAAAAAAGATTTATGAGATAGGAATTGTCTTCAATCCGGAGACACGGAATATTGAGAGATGGGAAGTTGGAATAAAAGAATCTGCTGATGAATGA
- a CDS encoding P-II family nitrogen regulator, translating into MICEGCKDLIVTIVKKGWSERVITASRKAGAEGGTVLMGRGTGIHEMQSILGLPIEPEKEVILTIVEPEQTDEILLAIEKAAQLDTPGMGIAFVISLNKIVGRVHMFSQDKE; encoded by the coding sequence ATGATATGCGAAGGTTGTAAGGATTTGATCGTAACGATTGTAAAAAAGGGCTGGTCTGAACGGGTGATAACCGCATCAAGAAAAGCAGGAGCTGAAGGAGGAACGGTGTTAATGGGAAGAGGAACGGGCATTCATGAAATGCAATCAATACTAGGACTTCCTATTGAACCAGAAAAAGAAGTGATTCTGACCATCGTCGAACCTGAACAAACAGATGAAATACTTTTAGCGATTGAAAAAGCAGCTCAATTAGATACACCAGGCATGGGTATTGCCTTTGTTATCAGCCTGAACAAAATTGTAGGCAGGGTTCATATGTTTTCTCAGGATAAAGAGTAG
- a CDS encoding DUF1538 domain-containing protein, producing the protein MIYLPIADGLDHVIIDVLQALTPLVIFFIIFQILSLKLPREYVINLFKGIIITLIGMILFFQGVKIAFLPIGQRMGEYFGTLEHLWILIPFGFLMGFLTTFAEPAVRVLCHQVEKSSSGYIRGSLILYALSFGVAISVSIGMARIIYKIPFLPLVIGGYLLALMLMRFSDTEFISIAFDSGGVATGPMAVTFLMAFAVGVSDVIEGNNPILDGFGMIAFIALAPIIMVLVLGILFKQKLEVQQ; encoded by the coding sequence ATGATTTATTTACCAATAGCTGACGGGCTTGATCATGTAATTATAGATGTACTGCAGGCACTGACTCCTCTTGTTATATTTTTCATCATTTTTCAGATTCTGTCATTAAAACTGCCACGAGAATACGTGATTAATCTTTTTAAGGGTATTATTATCACCCTCATTGGAATGATTCTCTTTTTCCAGGGAGTTAAAATTGCATTTTTACCTATTGGACAGCGGATGGGTGAATACTTTGGAACCCTTGAACATTTGTGGATCCTGATTCCTTTTGGATTTTTGATGGGTTTTTTAACAACATTTGCAGAACCAGCAGTCAGGGTCCTTTGTCACCAGGTTGAAAAATCATCAAGTGGATACATCAGAGGAAGCCTGATTTTGTATGCACTCTCATTCGGGGTTGCAATATCTGTAAGTATTGGAATGGCACGAATTATTTACAAAATTCCCTTTCTTCCTCTTGTTATCGGTGGGTATCTACTGGCACTTATGCTCATGAGGTTCTCGGATACAGAATTTATTTCAATAGCATTTGATTCAGGTGGAGTTGCAACCGGACCGATGGCAGTCACTTTTTTAATGGCGTTTGCAGTTGGCGTTTCAGATGTAATAGAAGGAAATAACCCCATTTTAGACGGATTTGGCATGATTGCCTTTATTGCACTGGCTCCAATTATCATGGTGCTGGTTCTTGGAATATTGTTTAAACAAAAATTAGAGGTACAACAATGA
- the cas1b gene encoding type I-B CRISPR-associated endonuclease Cas1b, with product MRNFYLIKNGELIRKHDTLYFIAKKEPANSNEDFILEDDTIESFCELDDESTKPEYEKKALPIEQIDAIFLYGRISLTSGAIGLLAKKQIPTHIFSYYGQYLSTIYPKETLLSGDLHVKQALHYANSNERLYLAKLFVKGSAANILTNIRYYERQGREISPILSSIKERIDEIEHMSSINELMALEGNIRLLYYSTFDAIMPSEFSFKERTRRPPQNPMNAMISFGNSLVYGEIITALYHTQLDPTISFLHEPSERRFSLALDIAEIFKPLIVDRSIFKLVNKKMISADDFNQNIGSCLLNENGRRLFLEEYESRLQTTIKHRSLHRKVSYKRLMYLECIKIVKHLLGLKKYEPFEIWW from the coding sequence ATGAGGAATTTCTATTTAATTAAAAATGGGGAATTGATTAGAAAACACGATACTCTTTATTTTATAGCTAAAAAAGAGCCTGCTAATTCAAATGAGGATTTTATTCTTGAAGATGATACAATTGAGTCTTTTTGTGAACTGGATGACGAATCAACAAAACCAGAATATGAAAAAAAGGCTCTTCCTATTGAACAGATTGATGCAATATTTCTTTACGGGAGGATCTCACTCACATCTGGAGCGATAGGTCTACTGGCAAAAAAACAAATTCCTACTCATATTTTCAGTTATTATGGGCAATATCTATCAACAATATATCCAAAAGAAACCTTATTATCTGGAGATTTGCATGTTAAACAAGCTCTTCATTATGCAAATTCAAATGAGCGTCTTTATCTTGCAAAACTTTTCGTCAAGGGGAGTGCTGCAAACATTTTAACGAATATTCGGTATTATGAGAGACAAGGAAGGGAAATCAGCCCTATTCTCTCTTCTATTAAAGAGAGGATTGATGAAATCGAACATATGAGTTCGATAAATGAATTAATGGCTCTTGAAGGTAATATCAGACTACTATATTATTCTACATTCGATGCAATTATGCCGAGTGAATTTTCATTCAAAGAAAGGACGCGCAGGCCACCTCAAAATCCCATGAATGCTATGATTAGTTTTGGAAATTCTTTGGTTTATGGTGAAATCATTACTGCACTTTATCATACCCAGCTAGATCCTACCATTTCTTTTCTTCATGAACCTAGTGAGCGCAGATTCTCTCTTGCTCTTGACATTGCTGAGATATTTAAACCTTTAATTGTGGATCGTTCAATTTTCAAACTTGTAAATAAGAAAATGATATCTGCAGATGACTTTAATCAAAATATTGGTTCCTGTCTATTAAATGAAAATGGCCGAAGATTGTTTCTTGAAGAATATGAGTCAAGACTTCAAACAACGATAAAACACCGTTCTCTTCACCGGAAAGTTTCTTATAAGCGACTTATGTATCTTGAGTGTATCAAAATTGTAAAACACCTACTGGGCCTTAAAAAATATGAACCATTTGAAATATGGTGGTAA
- a CDS encoding DUF1538 domain-containing protein yields the protein MMSDFIGIVREVTQAIVPIVTLIFLIMFFLPGNTPELMAQFLIGSIMVVLGITLFLLGVEVGLLPMGEAIGTAIPRSGSIFLVILIAFLFGVLATIAEPDVRVLAMMIQSVTDGGMDKTSLILVIAIGVGFFVATAMVRIIYNIPIAYLFAIGYGAVILLSLFTSPEYVPIAFDAGGVTTGPITVPFILSLGIGITSTLGNRTALSDGFGLIGLASIGPILGVMLAGALV from the coding sequence ATGATGAGTGACTTTATTGGAATTGTCCGAGAGGTAACACAAGCTATTGTTCCAATTGTTACCCTCATCTTTCTTATTATGTTCTTTTTACCAGGCAACACTCCAGAGTTAATGGCCCAGTTCCTTATTGGAAGTATCATGGTTGTGCTGGGAATTACTTTGTTTCTTCTGGGGGTAGAGGTAGGTCTTCTTCCCATGGGAGAAGCTATCGGAACTGCAATTCCCCGGTCAGGATCAATATTCCTTGTTATTCTCATTGCCTTTCTGTTTGGAGTACTGGCAACAATTGCAGAACCGGATGTCAGAGTTCTTGCAATGATGATTCAATCGGTTACAGATGGGGGAATGGATAAAACATCATTAATCCTGGTAATTGCGATTGGGGTCGGATTTTTTGTTGCCACGGCAATGGTTCGTATTATATATAATATTCCAATTGCGTATCTATTCGCAATAGGATATGGAGCAGTCATTCTCCTTTCACTTTTTACTTCACCAGAATATGTTCCGATAGCATTTGATGCAGGAGGAGTGACCACCGGTCCTATCACCGTTCCATTTATTCTTTCCCTTGGAATTGGTATCACCTCGACGCTTGGGAACAGGACTGCCCTTTCCGATGGATTCGGGCTGATAGGCCTTGCATCTATTGGTCCTATACTCGGAGTAATGCTGGCAGGAGCACTGGTATGA
- a CDS encoding cation diffusion facilitator family transporter codes for MQHIKERVIFKSLVIDSIFWVPSLILAILSGSVTLYTDVIKKGNEILSTFFSWVALKKMSEGGSNASYDYGMGKFETLTSIVTGAVMILSLALVFGLTIFKLLNPHMLHEEVTIVAMVVLVIGVLVNVVLWREKVHIAKMEYSPVLEAQITLFKTKAITDLIVLVALILVVFLEEHEWAIYIDPIASFIVIGSFLLSGYRTISTSLPDLLDRTIEEELQLVVVRSLADFFDDYQAFHGVRSRRCGNFIYIELFLEFDGEKKLSEVQSVIYRIKNSLEKEIPKSSVTIMPCTGKYGSESS; via the coding sequence ATGCAGCATATAAAAGAGCGTGTAATTTTTAAAAGTCTCGTAATTGATTCAATATTCTGGGTTCCTTCCTTAATCCTGGCTATTTTATCTGGATCGGTAACCCTTTACACCGATGTAATTAAAAAAGGAAATGAAATCCTTTCAACCTTTTTCTCCTGGGTTGCTCTGAAAAAGATGTCTGAAGGAGGATCCAATGCGTCGTATGATTACGGCATGGGGAAATTTGAGACCCTTACGAGCATAGTAACCGGAGCAGTGATGATCCTCTCTCTTGCCCTGGTATTTGGTCTGACTATCTTTAAACTGCTCAATCCCCATATGCTTCATGAAGAGGTTACCATCGTTGCAATGGTGGTGCTGGTCATTGGGGTTTTAGTGAATGTGGTTTTGTGGAGAGAGAAGGTTCACATTGCGAAAATGGAATATTCTCCTGTATTAGAAGCTCAGATCACCCTTTTTAAGACCAAAGCAATTACTGACCTTATTGTTCTTGTTGCGTTGATTCTGGTCGTTTTCTTAGAGGAACATGAATGGGCGATATATATCGACCCAATAGCCTCATTTATCGTCATCGGTTCATTTCTTCTGTCCGGATACCGAACTATCTCGACCTCTCTTCCGGATCTCCTTGACCGCACCATTGAAGAAGAACTGCAATTAGTTGTCGTTCGTTCACTTGCAGATTTTTTTGATGATTATCAGGCATTTCATGGAGTCCGCTCTAGGCGGTGTGGGAACTTCATTTATATTGAACTCTTTCTCGAATTTGATGGTGAGAAAAAACTCTCCGAGGTCCAGTCAGTCATTTATCGGATAAAAAATTCGCTGGAAAAAGAGATCCCAAAGAGTTCGGTGACCATTATGCCATGTACCGGAAAGTATGGTTCTGAATCTTCTTAA
- a CDS encoding universal stress protein, translating to MFTKVLIPFDFSDDSYYIVKCLEKIPRIREILLVHVTRSLYLVNSEDRENPETDYARLRLEKVKETIEMPRSKIKIIVEEIAGGEISEAILRIADRECVSLIMMGRRGRGVIETLLLGSTAWDIIRYGKQDLLLVHPPETKDTHNPIQRYPCPDLLSRVMICTDFTEPPIENLLPDIYEVSSSVVLFHAVTTGDSDEEVQKEVESAKGALHTIEQHRKDSDITSVIRTGDAADEILTFSMQEDISLIAMKSTGKQGIVQSFIGGTTAAVARNAKKPLLILKRQNS from the coding sequence ATGTTTACAAAAGTTCTCATCCCCTTTGATTTTTCAGATGATTCATATTATATCGTCAAATGCCTGGAAAAAATCCCTCGAATCCGGGAGATTCTTCTGGTTCATGTAACCCGAAGTTTGTATCTTGTAAATTCAGAAGATCGTGAAAACCCGGAGACTGATTATGCCCGTCTTCGTCTTGAGAAAGTAAAAGAAACCATCGAAATGCCCAGGTCAAAAATAAAAATAATCGTCGAGGAGATCGCCGGAGGAGAAATATCAGAGGCTATTCTCCGGATAGCTGACCGTGAATGTGTCTCTCTTATTATGATGGGCAGACGTGGACGGGGAGTTATTGAGACACTTCTTCTTGGTAGTACTGCCTGGGATATTATACGATATGGGAAGCAGGATCTTCTCCTTGTTCATCCACCCGAAACAAAAGATACCCACAATCCGATTCAGAGATATCCATGTCCTGATCTCTTGTCCAGGGTGATGATATGTACCGATTTTACAGAGCCGCCAATTGAAAATCTCTTACCTGACATCTATGAAGTCAGCTCTTCGGTAGTTCTTTTCCATGCAGTCACCACCGGAGATTCGGATGAGGAAGTTCAGAAAGAAGTTGAATCTGCAAAAGGTGCTCTTCATACGATTGAACAACACCGAAAAGATAGTGATATTACATCCGTGATTCGGACAGGTGATGCTGCTGATGAGATCCTCACGTTCTCGATGCAGGAGGATATATCCTTGATTGCCATGAAATCAACCGGAAAACAGGGGATAGTACAAAGTTTTATCGGGGGGACGACTGCAGCTGTTGCAAGGAATGCGAAAAAACCATTACTCATATTAAAAAGGCAAAATTCATAA
- a CDS encoding Fic family protein — MRAEPFIPDPLPPLDIDWIRHIPLIGSANAALARFDGLLRSIQNPDLLLTPLITQEAVISSRIEGTQATMRDLLIFEAGKSAVSNEKRQDIREVMNYQKALSHAQEQMMTGHLSWDLILSLHEILLDGVRGSSFGGSVRSIQNYIGPIGAPIEKATYIPPPPDLLPEMIHNWEDYLLGPEKDVLVQLAVLKGQFEIIHPFCDGNGRIGRMIVPLFLMEKDLLSYPSFYISAYFDRTREEYYNRLLHISQSGDLNGWISYFLYAIRDQAFINITRSSQIVALYDEMKNIIPQVIRSQYSIAVIDTLFQRPIVSSSDFIEISQIPPESGKRILLKLRDAGIIEIIQEGKGRNPSIYQFAKLVQIVENETSL, encoded by the coding sequence ATGAGAGCTGAACCCTTTATCCCAGACCCGCTTCCTCCATTAGATATTGACTGGATTCGTCATATTCCTCTGATTGGATCGGCAAACGCTGCTCTCGCCAGGTTTGACGGATTACTCCGGAGTATACAAAACCCGGATCTCTTGCTCACTCCGCTCATTACTCAGGAGGCAGTGATATCCTCCCGTATTGAGGGGACACAGGCAACAATGAGAGACCTGTTAATTTTTGAAGCAGGGAAATCCGCCGTATCAAATGAAAAAAGGCAGGATATCAGGGAGGTAATGAATTATCAGAAAGCCCTGAGTCATGCACAGGAGCAGATGATGACAGGGCATCTTTCCTGGGATCTCATTCTATCTCTTCATGAGATTCTTCTGGACGGAGTGCGGGGAAGTTCATTTGGCGGAAGTGTCCGGTCCATTCAGAACTACATCGGCCCGATTGGGGCTCCTATTGAAAAAGCAACCTATATCCCACCCCCACCTGATCTCCTCCCCGAAATGATTCATAACTGGGAGGATTACCTGCTTGGACCAGAAAAAGATGTTCTCGTCCAGCTTGCAGTTCTCAAAGGACAATTTGAAATTATACATCCATTTTGTGACGGGAACGGCAGGATTGGAAGGATGATTGTACCACTCTTTCTCATGGAAAAAGACCTTCTTTCATATCCTTCATTCTACATTAGTGCGTATTTTGACCGAACGAGGGAAGAATACTATAACCGGTTATTGCATATCTCACAATCCGGAGATCTCAATGGATGGATATCCTATTTTCTCTATGCTATCCGGGACCAGGCATTCATAAACATCACCCGTTCATCGCAGATCGTAGCCCTCTACGATGAGATGAAAAATATAATTCCACAGGTTATCAGATCTCAATATTCAATCGCTGTTATAGATACACTCTTTCAAAGACCAATTGTGTCTTCTTCAGATTTTATTGAGATATCACAAATCCCCCCTGAATCCGGAAAGAGAATCCTTCTCAAGCTTCGGGATGCAGGTATTATTGAGATAATCCAGGAAGGAAAAGGAAGAAATCCGTCTATCTACCAATTCGCAAAACTGGTTCAAATTGTTGAGAATGAGACCTCTTTATGA
- a CDS encoding shikimate kinase, giving the protein MKNIILIGLPGAGKSTLGVILAKTLGMHFIDTDIVIQEHTGRLLQSIIDEKGTEFFLKKEEESILSLNLCNTVIATGGSVIYGAQAMEHLKSGGIIVFLSISYNEMVKRLNNIKTRGIVLFPGQTLRDVYDQRIPLYEKYADIRIDCSNDPFEHIVEKVVDSIHEKSS; this is encoded by the coding sequence ATGAAGAATATAATACTCATCGGCCTGCCAGGAGCCGGAAAAAGTACCCTTGGGGTCATCCTTGCAAAAACCCTGGGGATGCATTTTATTGATACCGACATTGTGATACAGGAACACACAGGAAGACTCCTGCAATCAATAATAGATGAAAAAGGGACGGAGTTTTTCCTGAAAAAAGAGGAAGAATCTATCCTTTCTCTCAATCTATGCAATACGGTCATTGCTACCGGCGGGAGTGTTATCTATGGAGCCCAGGCAATGGAGCATCTGAAATCCGGTGGTATTATTGTATTTTTGAGTATTTCCTATAATGAAATGGTCAAGAGATTAAATAATATTAAAACACGGGGGATTGTCTTGTTTCCCGGCCAGACTCTTCGCGATGTATATGATCAGAGAATTCCTTTGTATGAAAAATATGCAGATATTCGGATTGATTGTTCGAATGATCCATTTGAGCATATTGTTGAAAAAGTCGTTGATAGTATCCATGAAAAAAGTAGCTAG
- a CDS encoding ATP-binding protein, whose translation MRNLHKIQAGRGVNTPGIPEIPPVVFEELLVNALVHRDYLISAPIRIFIFDNRIEIISPGNLPNNLTVEKIRKGNSNIRNPVLASFIAKGLLPYRGLGSGIKRAFEHWSALDLIDDRDGCLFTAIIYRKEIITG comes from the coding sequence ATGCGAAACCTTCACAAAATTCAGGCTGGAAGAGGTGTTAATACTCCAGGAATACCTGAAATTCCTCCTGTCGTGTTTGAAGAGCTCCTGGTTAATGCTCTTGTGCACCGGGATTATCTGATAAGTGCCCCAATACGGATTTTTATCTTTGACAACCGAATTGAGATAATCAGCCCGGGCAACCTCCCGAATAACCTCACCGTTGAGAAGATTCGGAAAGGAAACTCAAATATCAGAAACCCGGTTCTGGCCTCGTTTATTGCGAAAGGACTACTTCCGTATCGTGGTCTTGGTTCAGGAATTAAGAGGGCGTTTGAACATTGGTCCGCTCTTGATCTCATCGATGATCGGGATGGATGTCTTTTCACCGCGATTATTTATAGGAAAGAAATAATCACCGGATAA
- the cas2 gene encoding CRISPR-associated endonuclease Cas2 has translation MFVIVVYDINVDRVAKVCAYLRKYLYRVQNSVFEGEITKGQFARMKSGLKSIVVDDEDTVRIYILPHDNVVAIESIGKDISEFCQII, from the coding sequence ATGTTTGTTATTGTGGTATATGATATCAATGTTGATCGGGTCGCAAAAGTGTGTGCATATTTAAGGAAATATTTATACAGGGTTCAAAATTCAGTTTTTGAAGGAGAAATCACCAAAGGACAATTTGCAAGGATGAAGAGTGGTCTTAAATCTATTGTCGTGGATGATGAAGATACAGTAAGGATTTATATCCTTCCTCATGATAATGTAGTAGCGATTGAATCAATTGGAAAAGACATATCGGAGTTTTGCCAGATTATTTAA
- the cas4 gene encoding CRISPR-associated protein Cas4: protein MDLVNGYLPSGTEIQYYAICHTKLWLFAHYIRMEDNSDDVIIGRIIHEDSYKREQKEIIIHDKIALDFVKKGDTLVIHEVKKEYNLVDVHRLQLMYYLWYFHHILEIWPVEGIINYPTHKTQEKVMLNDQDEMLIPEIILKIEKIVHQSSVPIPKKIRPCSKCAYFEFCWV, encoded by the coding sequence ATGGATCTTGTCAATGGTTATCTTCCATCAGGAACTGAAATTCAGTATTATGCAATATGTCATACAAAATTGTGGTTATTTGCACATTATATTAGAATGGAAGATAATTCAGATGATGTAATAATTGGAAGAATAATTCATGAAGATTCATATAAGAGAGAGCAGAAAGAGATAATTATTCATGATAAAATTGCTCTTGATTTTGTAAAAAAGGGAGATACTCTAGTTATTCATGAAGTGAAAAAAGAGTATAATCTTGTAGATGTCCATCGGCTGCAACTCATGTACTATCTTTGGTATTTTCATCACATTCTTGAAATATGGCCCGTAGAAGGAATTATTAATTATCCAACACATAAAACACAAGAAAAGGTAATGCTCAATGACCAAGATGAAATGCTCATTCCTGAAATAATCTTAAAAATTGAAAAAATTGTTCATCAATCATCGGTACCAATTCCAAAAAAGATTCGTCCATGTTCTAAATGTGCATATTTTGAATTTTGTTGGGTGTAA
- a CDS encoding ATP-binding protein yields MHLKKLPIGIQSFSEIITGGYAYVDKTPFIAELVNGGKYYFLSRPRRFGKSLLIDTIDCAFSGRKELFSGLFLDSPESGWDFSMQYPVIRISLAQRINSTAVDLCNYISHIIIREAKKFDYEIFQSYSPGFQLDDLIRHIYQTTGKQVVLLIDEYDKPILDSIEEPIIAGTLRDELKSFYGVIKDLDPYLKFVFMTGVSKFAKTGIFSGLNNLDDITIDTRYSALCGYTQTDLETVFAGYLKDFYPNEVRDWYNGYSWTGESVYNPFDILLLFSKKTFRPYWFETGTPTFLIKLWQSKPRLPAEYDGLIAGDDLLGSFDPEQIRTETLLFQAGYLTIRSFVSNPYEGTWYTLGFPNREVRESFNRQILTLIQDNNEQIPAPTIRNILESGDTDVLRDLFHSFFASISSDNYRKNQISGFEGYYASVVYTYFASLGYEVIPEDTTNKGRIDLTVKTRSGIWIFEFKVMGIDGSGEKSPLAQIRDRKYAEKYACESKKIYEIGIVFNPETRNIERWEVGVKE; encoded by the coding sequence ATGCATCTCAAAAAACTTCCCATCGGTATTCAGTCATTTTCAGAGATAATTACCGGAGGATATGCATATGTTGACAAAACCCCCTTCATTGCAGAACTTGTGAATGGAGGGAAATACTATTTTTTATCCCGACCAAGGCGTTTTGGCAAAAGCCTGCTTATTGATACAATAGATTGTGCTTTTTCCGGTAGAAAAGAGCTTTTTTCCGGACTGTTCCTGGACTCACCTGAATCTGGGTGGGATTTTTCGATGCAGTATCCGGTAATCAGAATTAGCCTTGCACAGCGTATCAATTCTACAGCAGTGGATCTATGTAATTATATCAGCCATATAATCATCCGTGAAGCAAAAAAGTTTGATTATGAAATTTTCCAATCTTACTCTCCGGGTTTTCAACTAGACGATCTAATCAGGCATATCTATCAAACAACGGGAAAACAGGTCGTTCTTCTCATTGATGAATATGATAAACCTATTCTGGATTCGATTGAGGAACCAATAATAGCTGGAACCTTAAGAGATGAATTAAAGAGTTTTTATGGTGTTATTAAGGATCTGGATCCATATCTAAAATTTGTATTTATGACCGGTGTCTCCAAATTTGCAAAGACGGGTATTTTCTCTGGTCTGAATAATCTTGATGACATCACCATTGATACACGGTATTCGGCATTATGTGGGTATACCCAGACAGACCTTGAGACCGTTTTTGCCGGTTATCTTAAAGATTTTTATCCAAATGAAGTCAGAGACTGGTATAATGGATATTCGTGGACAGGTGAATCAGTTTACAATCCTTTTGACATCCTGCTTCTCTTTTCGAAAAAAACCTTCAGACCCTATTGGTTTGAAACCGGAACGCCTACATTTCTTATTAAACTCTGGCAGTCAAAACCCCGTCTTCCGGCAGAATATGACGGACTCATCGCCGGTGATGATCTCCTGGGATCATTTGATCCAGAACAAATCCGGACTGAAACACTCCTTTTCCAGGCAGGATACCTGACTATCAGATCCTTTGTCAGTAACCCGTATGAGGGGACGTGGTATACTCTCGGGTTTCCAAACCGGGAGGTTAGAGAATCATTTAACCGACAGATACTCACTCTTATTCAGGATAATAATGAGCAGATTCCAGCCCCGACTATCAGAAACATTCTGGAATCAGGCGACACAGATGTATTACGTGATCTTTTTCATTCTTTTTTTGCATCCATATCTTCGGATAATTATCGGAAAAATCAGATTTCCGGATTTGAAGGATATTATGCAAGTGTGGTTTATACATACTTTGCAAGTCTTGGATACGAGGTTATTCCTGAAGATACTACGAATAAAGGAAGAATTGACCTGACCGTCAAAACAAGGAGCGGTATCTGGATCTTTGAATTTAAGGTTATGGGAATTGATGGATCCGGAGAAAAAAGTCCGCTTGCACAGATTCGGGACCGGAAATATGCAGAGAAATATGCCTGTGAATCCAAAAAGATTTATGAGATAGGAATTGTCTTCAATCCGGAGACACGGAATATTGAGAGATGGGAAGTTGGAGTAAAAGAATAG